Proteins encoded by one window of Manihot esculenta cultivar AM560-2 chromosome 10, M.esculenta_v8, whole genome shotgun sequence:
- the LOC110625267 gene encoding beta-glucosidase 12: MAMTMVFKHSLPLAMLVFLVGLLPLTEPAEVDDDCPPHDFNKSYFPQDFIFGTASSAYQIEGGTNQAETGRGPSVWDTYAHESPDRIKDGKNGDVAVDFFHRYKEDIQNVKNMGFKAFRMSISWSRIVPTGSVEDGLNEQGLAFYEAVIDEIKKNELEPFVTIFHWDTPQALEDKYGGFLSRSIVNDYADYAYILFERFHEKVKYWMTFNEPWALSGFSYDLGVFAPGRCSYWVNRKCRVGDSATEPYIVAHHILLAHAKAVKLYRKFFQEKEKEEEKRGKIGITLFTFWFEPLSNRQVDVDAQKTALDFMFGLWMDPLTYGRYPRRVQELVGDRLPKFSNNDIELLKKSYDFIGLQYYTARYANPNAHIDPRFTRYETDSRVNITVYDYNGNLIGPKAYSDWFYIFPKGIRALLKYTKEEYDNPLIYVTENGVDNKNDENEPIEEAVKDTFRIEYYKQHMWNVQKSIEVDKVNVQGYFAWSYIDNFEWNLGYTSRFGLYHVNYADNLKRTAKDSAIWFCRFINYKDSEPCKNLRPEENIPQVTLSNIIENTSMKARKLGKYYM, translated from the exons ATGGCTATGACTATGGTTTTTAAACACTCTCTTCCGCTGGCAATGCTCGTCTTCCTCGTAGGCCTGCTGCCTCTTACCGAGCCAGCAGAGGTTGATGATGATTGTCCCCCACATGACTTTAACAAGAGTTATTTTCCACAAGACTTCATTTTTGGGACAGCCTCTTCTGCTTATCAG ATCGAAGGTGGAACAAATCAGGCAGAAACGGGCAGAGGACCTAGTGTCTGGGACACATATGCTCATGAAAGTCCTG ACAGAATAAAGGACGGCAAAAATGGAGACGTTGCAGTTGATTTCTTTCATCGCTACAAA GAAGATATACAAAATGTGAAGAATATGGGTTTCAAAGCTTTCAGAATGTCTATCTCATGGTCTAGAATTGTACCAA CTGGAAGCGTAGAGGACGGATTGAACGAGCAAGGACTTGCCTTTTATGAAGCTGTTAtcgatgaaattaaaaaaaatg AATTAGAACCTTTTGTTACTATCTTTCATTGGGATACTCCTCAAGCCTTAGAAGACAAATATGGTGGCTTTTTAAGCCGTTCCATTGT GAATGATTATGCGGATTATGCGTATATTCTCTTTGAGAGATTTCACGAAAAAGTGAAGTATTGGATGACTTTCAATGAACCATGGGCTCTTAGTGGATTTTCATATGATTTGGGAGTTTTTGCACCTGGTCGATGTTCATATTGGGTGAATCGTAAATGTCGCGTTGGAGACTCGGCCACTGAACCTTATATAGTTGCACACCATATACTCCTTGCTCATGCTAAAGCTGTAAAGTTATATAGAAAGTTTTTTCAG gaaaaagaaaaagaagaagaaaaacgtGGAAAAATTGGAATAACACTCTTTACTTTTTGGTTTGAACCTCTCTCTAATAGACAAGTTGATGTCGATGCACAAAAAACAGCGCTTGATTTTATGTTTGGATT gtggATGGACCCTCTAACTTATGGTCGATATCCAAGACGTGTCCAAGAATTAGTTGGAGATAGATTGCCCAAATTTAGCAACAATGATATTGAGTTGCTTAAAAAATCATATGATTTTATTGGATTGCAATACTACACTGCACGTTATGCAAATCCAAATGCTCATATTGATCCACGGTTTACTAGATACGAAACTGATAGTCGTGTCAATATTACCG TATATGATTATAATGGGAATCTCATTGGTCCAAAG GCATATTCAGATTGGTTTTATATTTTTCCGAAAGGTATTCGCGCACTTTTAAAATATACCAAAGAAGAATATGATAATCCACTCATTTACGTTACTGAGAACG GAGTTGACAATAAGAATGATGAAAATGAACCCATTGAAGAAGCAGTTAAAGATACATTCAGAATAGAGTATTATAAACAACATATGTGGAATGTGCAAAAATCAATCGA GGTTGACAAAGTTAATGTCCAAGGTTATTTTGCATGGTCATACATAGATAACTTCGAATGGAACTTGGGTTATACTTCGAGATTTGGTTTATACCATGTAAACTATGCAGATAACCTGAAAAGAACAGCCAAAGATTCAGCTATTTGGTTCTGCAGATTCATTAATTACAAGGATTCAGAGCCATGTAAAAACCTGCGTCCAGAAGAAAATATCCCACAGGTTACTTTAAGCAACATCATCGAGAACACTTCAATGAAAGCAAGGAAGCTTGGCAAATACTACATGTAA
- the LOC110625270 gene encoding beta-glucosidase 24 yields MAMATKHSLLLLGILIFFKSLSALTKPAMADDIPADFSRRYFGDNFIFGTATSAYQIEGEANKSGRGPSVWDIFAHESPDRILDGSNGDVAVDFYHRFREDILNVKNMGFKAFRMSISWPRVIPSGRRREGINEKGIQFYSNVIDTIIANGLEPFVTIFHWDTPQALEDKYGGFLNRSIVDDYRDYADLLFERFGGRVKFWMTFNEPWALSGFAYDDGVFAPGRCSAWVNRKCDVGNSSTEPYIVAHHLLLAHAAAVQIYREKYQTGDRKIGITLFTFWFEPLSNRSIDIEASRTALDFMFGLWMEPLTRGQYPASVQRLVGDRLLSFNATESALLTKSYDFIGLQYYTAYYANPNIVIDPNFIRYKTDSHVNVTPYDYDGNLIGPQAYSPWFYIFPKGIRSLLKYTKDTYDDPEIYVTENGVDNGNNETQPIEEAVQDGFRIDYYRNHTWNVLKAIEEDRVNVKGYFAWSYLDNFEWNIGYTSRFGLYYVDYTNNLTRTAKDSAIWFCKFLNYTNSEPCRNLRPENINQVTLNKIIEVASRKLRKLGKFYI; encoded by the exons ATGGCTATGGCTACTAAACACTCTCTTCTGCTGTTAGGGATTCTCATCTTCTTCAAAAGCTTGTCGGCTCTTACTAAGCCAGCAATGGCAGATGACATCCCTGCAGACTTTAGTCGCAGGTATTTTGGAGATAATTTCATTTTTGGAACAGCAACTTCTGCTTACCag ATCGAAGGCGAAGCAAATAAGTCAGGTAGAGGACCTAGTGTTTGGGATATATTTGCCCATGAGAGTCCAG ATAGAATATTGGATGGCAGCAATGGAGATGTTGCTGTTGATTTCTACCATCGTTTTAGA GAAGATATTCTAAACGTGAAAAATATGGGTTTTAAAGCTTTCAGGATGTCCATTTCATGGCCTAGAGTTATACCCA gTGGAAGAAGACGCGAAGGAATAAATGAGAAaggaattcaattttacagtaATGTCATCGATACAATTATAGCAAATG GATTGGAGCCTTTTGTTACTATTTTTCACTGGGATACTCCACAAGCTTTGGAGGATAAGTATGGTGGTTTTCTAAATCGTAGTATTGT GGATGATTACCGTGATTATGCGGATCTTTTATTTGAGAGATTTGGTGGACGAGTGAAATTTTGGATGACATTCAATGAACCGTGGGCTCTTAGTGGATTTGCTTACGATGATGGAGTTTTTGCCCCTGGTCGATGCTCAGCTTGGGTGAATCGTAAATGTGATGTTGGAAATTCATCCACTGAACCTTATATAGTTGCCCATCATTTACTTCTCGCCCATGCTGCAGCTGTACAAATATATAGAGAAAAATACCAA ACAGGAGATCGTAAAATCGGGATAACTCTCTTTACCTTTTGGTTTGAACCTCTCTCTAATAGATCAATTGACATTGAAGCATCCAGAACCGCTCTTGATTTCATGTTTGGATT GTGGATGGAACCTTTAACCCGCGGACAATACCCAGCTAGTGTTCAACGATTAGTTGGAGATAGATTACTGTCATTTAATGCCACAGAAAGTGCATTACTTACAAAATCATATGACTTTATTGGGTTACAATACTACACTGCATATTATGCAAATCCAAATATTGTCATTGATCCAAATTTTATCAGATACAAAACTGATAGCCACGTCAATGTAACTC CTTATGATTATGATGGTAATCTTATTGGCCCTCAG GCCTATTCACCATGGTTTTATATTTTTCCAAAAGGAATTCGGAGTCTTTTAAAATATACTAAAGATACATATGATGATCCAGAAATTTATGTCACTGAGAATG GTGTTGATAATGGAAATAATGAAACTCAACCCATCGAAGAAGCGGTTCAAGATGGATTCAGAATAGATTATTATCGGAATCACACATGGAATGTGCTAAAAGCGATCGA GGAAGATAGAGTTAATGTCAAAGGTTACTTTGCATGGTCATACTTAGACAACTTTGAATGGAATATTGGTTATACTTCAAGATTTGGTTTATATTATGTTGACTACACAAATAATCTAACAAGAACCGCCAAGGATTCGGCTATTTGGTTCTGCAAATTCCTTAATTATACAAATTCAGAGCCATGTAGGAACCTACGTCCAGAAAATATCAACCAGGTTACTTTAAACAAGATCATCGAGGTTGCTTCAAGGAAATTAAGGAAGCTTGGCAAATTCTATATATAA